From a single Chlorocebus sabaeus isolate Y175 chromosome X, mChlSab1.0.hap1, whole genome shotgun sequence genomic region:
- the LOC119623770 gene encoding histone H2B type F-M, with protein sequence MAAASAMAEASSKTTSEEDQSIQEPKEANSTTVQKKTRGLRGSRRRHANRRRDSFGDSFAAYFPQVLKQVHQGLSLSPESVSVMDSMVHDILDRIATEAGRLARYAKRVTITSRDIQVAVRLLLPGKMGKLAEAQGTNAALRTSLCAIWQQRK encoded by the exons ATGGCCGCTGCCTCCGCCATGGCTGAGGCTTCCTCTAAGACGACCTCTGAGGAAGACCAGAGCATCCAAGAGCCCAAAGAGGCCAACTCCACGACCGTCCAGAAGAAGACGAGAGGGCTCCGAGGTTCCCGCAGGCGCCATGCCAACCGCCGCAGGGACAGCTTCGGGGACAGCTTTGCCGCCTATTTCCCCCAGGTGCTGAAGCAGGTTCACCAGGGCCTCAGCCTTTCCCCGGAGTCCGTGAGTGTCATGGATTCTATGGTCCATGACATATTGGACCGCATCGCCACCGAGGCTGGTCGCCTGGCCCGCTACGCCAAGCGTGTGACCATCACCTCCCGGGACATCCAGGTGGCCGTGCGCCTACTGCTGCCGGGGAAGATGGGCAAGCTCGCTGAGGCCCAGGGCACGAATGCCGCCCTCAG AACTTCATTATGTGCGATATGGCAACAGAGAAAGTGA
- the LOC103232427 gene encoding histone H2B type F-M: protein MAAASAMAEASSKTTSEEDQSIQEPKEANSTTVQKKTRGLRGSRRRHANRHRDSFGDSFAAYFPQVLKQVHQGLSLSPESVSVMDSMVHDILDRIATEAGRLARYAKRVTITSRDIQVAVRLLLPGKMGKLAEAQGTNAALRTSLCAIWQQRK, encoded by the exons ATGGCCGCTGCCTCCGCCATGGCTGAGGCTTCCTCTAAGACGACCTCTGAGGAAGACCAGAGCATCCAAGAGCCCAAAGAGGCCAACTCCACGACCGTCCAGAAGAAGACGAGAGGGCTCCGAGGTTCCCGCAGGCGCCATGCCAACCGCCACAGGGACAGCTTCGGGGACAGCTTTGCCGCCTATTTCCCCCAGGTGCTGAAGCAGGTTCACCAGGGCCTCAGCCTTTCCCCGGAGTCCGTGAGTGTCATGGATTCTATGGTCCATGACATATTGGACCGCATCGCCACCGAGGCTGGTCGCCTGGCCCGCTACGCCAAGCGTGTGACCATCACCTCCCGGGACATCCAGGTGGCCGTGCGCCTACTGCTGCCGGGGAAGATGGGCAAGCTCGCTGAGGCCCAGGGCACGAATGCCGCCCTCAG AACTTCATTATGTGCGATATGGCAACAGAGAAAGTGA